One Deltaproteobacteria bacterium genomic region harbors:
- a CDS encoding VanZ family protein: MRGRGWRWLPALAHAALIFYLSHQPQWPFAPPQILGVDKLLHLAAFAALAALILFALGEQGATPGGRALVAVLGVGWGVLDELHQAFVPGRFADPWDALADALGVLLVLAVHFAWSRGRARTTG, translated from the coding sequence TTGAGGGGCCGGGGATGGCGCTGGCTGCCAGCCCTGGCCCACGCCGCGCTGATCTTCTACCTCTCCCACCAGCCGCAGTGGCCCTTCGCCCCGCCGCAGATCCTGGGGGTGGACAAGCTCCTCCACCTGGCGGCCTTCGCGGCCCTGGCCGCGCTGATCCTCTTCGCCCTGGGCGAGCAGGGCGCGACCCCGGGGGGCCGGGCGCTGGTGGCCGTCCTGGGCGTCGGCTGGGGCGTCCTGGACGAGCTGCACCAGGCCTTCGTCCCCGGGCGCTTCGCCGACCCCTGGGACGCGCTGGCGGACGCGCTGGGCGTGCTGCTGGTCCTGGCAGTTCACTTCGCCTGGTCGCGGGGGCGTGCTAGAACCACCGGCTAG
- a CDS encoding cyclic nucleotide-binding domain-containing protein — translation MEAIQTLRGCGLLKSFTDVGVKILASIAQPRTFGPGEAIFRQGEDSDAMWVIGAGQASIILEREEGEPQEIGQVGPGDVIGELALIAGGKRMVSVITDGPLQAVRITRLELNGLQRKKPQACLKLLMVISKQLGKRVAEDGEIFRRIITAALPD, via the coding sequence ATGGAAGCGATCCAGACACTACGCGGTTGCGGGCTGCTCAAGTCGTTCACGGACGTGGGCGTGAAGATCCTCGCGTCCATCGCCCAGCCCCGGACCTTCGGCCCCGGTGAGGCGATCTTCCGCCAGGGTGAAGACTCCGACGCCATGTGGGTGATCGGCGCGGGGCAGGCCTCGATCATCCTCGAGCGCGAGGAGGGGGAGCCCCAGGAGATCGGTCAGGTGGGCCCGGGCGACGTGATCGGTGAGCTCGCCCTGATCGCCGGCGGCAAGCGGATGGTCAGCGTGATCACCGACGGGCCCCTCCAGGCCGTGCGGATCACCCGCCTCGAGCTCAACGGGCTCCAGCGCAAGAAGCCGCAGGCCTGCCTCAAGCTGCTGATGGTGATCTCGAAGCAGCTGGGCAAGCGGGTCGCGGAGGACGGCGAGATCTTTCGCCGGATCATCACCGCCGCGCTGCCCGACTAG